One Sinorhizobium sp. BG8 DNA window includes the following coding sequences:
- a CDS encoding SCP2 sterol-binding domain-containing protein — translation MPFLPPLLAMPVEIAPLWLVERVSRMVLSGVLKAHPDLFERLGAYREARYCFSPADLPLHFTVVPATQLLTVSRREHPPSADAHIHGPLALLLGLLEGRCDADALFFSRDLSVTGDMEAMLALRNALDDSAIDLPRELGALVGPLAPLVVGTARYIRSKALEGRDVTWN, via the coding sequence ATGCCGTTCCTTCCTCCACTTCTTGCAATGCCCGTTGAAATCGCTCCCCTCTGGCTGGTGGAACGGGTGTCGCGCATGGTCTTGTCAGGTGTCCTGAAGGCCCATCCCGATCTCTTCGAGCGGCTTGGCGCATATAGGGAGGCCCGTTACTGCTTTTCTCCTGCCGATCTACCGCTGCACTTCACCGTGGTCCCCGCGACACAGCTGTTGACCGTCTCGCGGCGAGAGCATCCGCCATCCGCCGACGCCCACATCCACGGACCGCTTGCATTGCTGCTCGGCCTGCTTGAGGGCCGATGCGATGCGGATGCGCTGTTCTTTTCGCGTGACCTCTCGGTCACCGGCGACATGGAAGCGATGCTGGCGCTGCGCAATGCGCTCGACGACAGCGCCATCGACCTGCCGCGCGAGCTTGGCGCGCTCGTCGGGCCGCTTGCACCGTTGGTGGTCGGCACGGCGCGGTACATCCGAAGCAAGGCGCTTGAAGGACGGGACGTGACATGGAACTGA
- a CDS encoding UbiD family decarboxylase, which translates to MKAVDPIPHRFDSLQDFVALLERRAQLKRISEPISLVHEVTEIHRRVLAEEGPALLFERPVNAGGKVQSIPLLANLFGTRERIEWGLGLETGGLPRLAAFLSDLRDPQPPRSLRDAWQKLPHVRAALSMNPRAVTRPPCQQVVWTGDDLDLDRLPIQTCWPGEPAPLVSWPLVITHAPDDPADVNVGVYRMQKLGHNRLVLRWLAHRGGARHHRLWRALGQDMPVAVVIGADPATILSAVIPLPDEMSELSFAGVLKGRRQETARGLTIPTPVPASAEIVLEGTVSCSDVADEGPYGDHTGYYNSVEPFPVMTLTAITMRKTPLYLSTFTGRPPDEPSRLGEAMNELFLPLVKRQFPEICDLWLPPEACSYRAMVVSMDKRYPGQARRVMMGLWSMLPQFSYTKLIIAVDEDIDVRIWPDVIWALSTRFDASRDLMLVENTPIDYLDFASPKSGLGGKLGLDATTKIGTETERDWGRILSMTPEVIARIDGLWSSLGLGEVGA; encoded by the coding sequence ATGAAAGCCGTTGACCCCATTCCACACCGTTTCGATAGTCTTCAGGATTTCGTCGCCCTGCTGGAGCGGCGCGCGCAGCTGAAGCGCATTTCCGAGCCCATCTCCCTGGTTCACGAGGTCACCGAAATCCATCGCCGCGTTCTGGCCGAGGAAGGTCCGGCACTGCTCTTCGAACGGCCGGTCAACGCAGGAGGCAAGGTCCAGTCGATACCGTTGCTGGCCAATCTCTTCGGAACGCGCGAGCGGATCGAATGGGGCCTTGGTCTCGAAACCGGAGGGTTACCCCGTCTTGCAGCCTTCCTTTCTGATCTTCGCGATCCGCAGCCACCACGCTCCCTGCGCGACGCCTGGCAGAAATTGCCGCATGTAAGGGCCGCGCTCTCGATGAACCCACGGGCGGTCACGCGCCCACCCTGCCAGCAGGTCGTCTGGACGGGGGACGACCTTGATCTTGACCGCCTGCCCATCCAGACCTGCTGGCCGGGCGAACCTGCGCCCCTCGTCAGTTGGCCACTCGTCATCACACATGCTCCGGATGATCCGGCCGATGTCAATGTCGGCGTCTACCGCATGCAGAAGCTCGGCCACAACCGGCTGGTCCTGCGCTGGCTGGCACATCGCGGTGGCGCGCGACATCATCGTTTGTGGCGAGCGCTGGGACAGGACATGCCGGTGGCGGTTGTCATCGGAGCCGATCCCGCAACGATCCTCTCGGCCGTCATACCGCTTCCCGACGAGATGAGTGAACTGAGTTTTGCTGGTGTACTGAAAGGCCGGCGACAGGAAACGGCGCGCGGTCTGACGATCCCCACCCCAGTGCCGGCCAGCGCCGAGATCGTTTTGGAAGGGACGGTCTCGTGCAGCGATGTTGCCGATGAGGGACCGTATGGCGACCATACCGGCTACTACAATTCGGTCGAGCCTTTCCCGGTGATGACGCTCACAGCGATCACCATGCGCAAGACCCCCCTTTACCTTTCTACCTTCACCGGCCGGCCGCCGGACGAGCCGTCAAGGCTTGGCGAGGCGATGAACGAGCTCTTCTTGCCACTGGTGAAACGACAGTTTCCGGAAATATGCGATCTGTGGCTGCCGCCCGAGGCATGCTCCTATCGCGCCATGGTCGTCTCGATGGACAAGCGATATCCCGGCCAGGCCCGCAGGGTCATGATGGGTCTCTGGTCCATGTTGCCGCAATTCAGCTACACGAAGCTGATCATCGCCGTGGATGAGGACATCGACGTCAGAATCTGGCCGGACGTGATCTGGGCGCTTTCCACGCGCTTCGACGCCAGCAGAGACCTGATGCTCGTCGAAAATACGCCGATCGACTATCTCGACTTCGCGTCCCCCAAATCCGGACTTGGTGGAAAGCTGGGGCTCGACGCCACCACGAAGATCGGAACTGAAACCGAGCGCGACTGGGGCCGCATCCTCTCGATGACGCCTGAGGTCATCGCAAGGATTGACGGCCTCTGGTCGTCTCTCGGCCTGGGAGAGGTCGGCGCATGA
- a CDS encoding UbiX family flavin prenyltransferase: MSTKGVVIGISGASGAALGVRIVERLASLPEIETHLVVSDAARRTLNHELGPGALPYLLSIVHRHHPVDDIGASIASGSFAVNGMIVAPCSMQTLSAIATGRTDTLLTRAADVQLKERRRLVLLARETPLHLGHLRNMCAVTEMGAIVMPPVPAFYQRPQSVAEIVDHLATRAIDLLDLSHSPLSKSWQGDL, encoded by the coding sequence ATGAGCACCAAAGGGGTCGTCATCGGTATCTCAGGCGCTTCCGGGGCGGCACTCGGCGTTCGTATCGTCGAGCGACTCGCATCGTTGCCCGAGATCGAAACACATCTCGTCGTCTCCGATGCGGCACGGCGCACGCTGAATCACGAATTGGGCCCAGGCGCGTTGCCGTACCTCCTCTCCATCGTCCATCGCCATCACCCGGTCGATGATATCGGCGCCTCGATTGCTAGCGGTTCCTTTGCCGTCAACGGCATGATCGTCGCCCCCTGCTCCATGCAGACACTTTCAGCCATCGCTACAGGGCGCACCGACACCCTGCTGACGCGCGCCGCCGACGTACAATTGAAGGAACGCCGCCGGCTGGTGTTGCTCGCCCGAGAAACACCGCTGCATCTCGGCCACCTGCGCAACATGTGCGCCGTAACCGAGATGGGCGCCATCGTCATGCCCCCCGTACCCGCCTTCTATCAACGCCCGCAGTCCGTGGCGGAAATCGTCGACCATCTCGCGACGCGCGCCATCGATCTTCTCGATTTATCTCACTCGCCGCTTTCGAAGAGCTGGCAAGGGGACCTTTGA
- a CDS encoding DUF6522 family protein, translated as MARIVEEAKLPPADGADRQFFLDSAFVAKAFDMSEARVRALMRRKLFRSTVEKGVGEDEGSWRLTLRCGNRAWQGILTTDGDIQRQSIGLVSAQRGCKD; from the coding sequence ATGGCAAGGATTGTTGAAGAGGCCAAATTGCCTCCCGCGGATGGCGCCGACAGGCAGTTCTTTCTAGACTCGGCGTTCGTGGCAAAGGCGTTCGATATGAGCGAGGCCAGAGTGCGTGCGCTTATGCGGCGTAAACTGTTCAGAAGCACCGTGGAGAAAGGCGTGGGCGAGGATGAAGGCTCCTGGCGGTTGACACTGCGATGCGGCAACAGGGCCTGGCAGGGCATTTTGACGACGGATGGTGATATCCAGCGGCAATCAATCGGCCTTGTTTCGGCCCAGCGCGGTTGCAAGGACTGA
- a CDS encoding pseudoazurin yields MRIMATSIVTATAVFLAFALPSAAAEFEVHMLNKGTEGAMVFEPAFVKVAPGDTVIFIPTDKGHNVETIKDMIPEGAEAFKSKMNETYKVTFDKPGAYGVKCTPHAGMGMVGVVVVGDAPANLDALKTGKLPKKARERLDTAIAGLGL; encoded by the coding sequence GTGCGTATCATGGCAACGAGTATCGTAACCGCAACTGCAGTCTTCCTGGCGTTTGCGCTTCCTTCGGCAGCGGCAGAATTCGAGGTGCATATGCTGAACAAGGGCACCGAGGGCGCCATGGTGTTCGAGCCTGCCTTCGTGAAGGTCGCACCCGGCGATACCGTAATATTCATTCCGACCGACAAGGGGCACAATGTCGAAACGATCAAGGACATGATCCCCGAGGGCGCGGAAGCTTTCAAAAGCAAGATGAACGAGACCTACAAGGTGACCTTCGACAAGCCCGGCGCCTATGGCGTCAAGTGCACGCCGCACGCCGGCATGGGCATGGTCGGCGTGGTCGTCGTCGGCGATGCACCGGCCAATCTCGATGCGCTGAAGACCGGCAAGCTGCCAAAGAAGGCCCGCGAGCGCCTGGACACGGCCATCGCCGGTTTGGGTCTGTAA
- a CDS encoding CopD family protein, translated as MRDQLGRSCIQVFLAGILWCCLAAAAMAHASLTGVVPADGAVVSVPPKTLSLSFSEPVSPLVLRLILPDGQARTLESFVLGDRTLEISAPGDLAAGTHVLAWRVVSEDGHPVAGSTIFSIGAPSSAPQVDREAIDWPVRAELWLSRIAIYIGLFFGIGGLFAVRWLIPGGADGLPIIRAATLLGMVATTLSLGLQGLDALGAPLSNLMDRTAWRAGLDTSFGLTVMVLLAAFLLAIITSSRSLVVSRAASLAALVAGSGALALSGHASSAAPQWLMRPAVFVHGLTIAVWIGALPPLAYALRQGGDLGRQALGCFSRLIPFCVAALTLAGLLLALVQVEEFGALFSTAYGNVLLAKMALLAALFLVVVINRWVFTKPVERGEGDATRRLGRAVVVETMIVLAVFAVAATWRFTPPPRAMALAAAQPASIHIHSDKAMAEVTFTPGRAGPVEVSAIILAPDFSPFTPKEVTFVLSNPKSGIEPMRRRAALQADGSWRASDVVVPLAGQWRLRVDILISDFELVRLQDDVEIAP; from the coding sequence GTGCGGGACCAATTGGGCCGATCCTGTATCCAGGTATTTCTAGCCGGTATCCTGTGGTGCTGCCTCGCTGCGGCGGCGATGGCGCATGCCTCTTTGACGGGAGTTGTACCCGCCGACGGGGCCGTCGTCAGTGTGCCCCCGAAAACCCTGTCGCTGTCCTTCAGCGAGCCTGTTTCTCCGCTCGTGCTGAGGCTCATCTTGCCCGACGGGCAGGCAAGAACGCTGGAGTCATTCGTTCTAGGAGACCGTACGCTTGAAATTTCCGCGCCCGGCGACCTTGCGGCGGGAACCCATGTGCTTGCCTGGCGTGTCGTCTCCGAGGATGGGCACCCCGTTGCGGGCTCCACGATTTTCTCGATCGGCGCGCCCAGTAGCGCGCCTCAGGTCGATCGAGAGGCGATCGACTGGCCGGTCAGGGCAGAGCTGTGGCTTTCACGCATCGCAATCTATATCGGCCTGTTCTTCGGGATCGGCGGCCTTTTTGCAGTGCGTTGGCTGATCCCCGGCGGCGCCGATGGCCTGCCCATAATAAGGGCAGCAACGCTGCTCGGCATGGTGGCGACCACGCTTTCCCTGGGACTTCAGGGGCTTGATGCCCTTGGCGCCCCGCTGTCCAACCTCATGGATCGCACGGCATGGAGAGCAGGACTGGATACGAGTTTCGGCCTGACCGTCATGGTGCTGCTGGCCGCGTTCCTTCTGGCGATCATAACCTCTTCAAGGTCGCTGGTCGTCAGCCGCGCAGCATCTCTGGCAGCTCTTGTTGCCGGAAGCGGCGCGCTGGCGTTGAGTGGTCACGCAAGCTCGGCCGCGCCTCAATGGCTGATGCGACCAGCAGTCTTCGTGCATGGATTGACGATTGCCGTATGGATCGGTGCACTTCCGCCCCTGGCATACGCCTTGCGGCAGGGAGGTGACTTAGGGCGACAGGCACTTGGCTGTTTTTCCCGCCTGATCCCGTTCTGTGTCGCCGCCTTGACATTGGCGGGCCTGCTGCTTGCCCTGGTCCAGGTTGAAGAATTCGGTGCGCTCTTTTCGACGGCCTACGGCAATGTGCTGCTGGCGAAGATGGCACTGCTTGCCGCTCTGTTCCTTGTCGTGGTGATCAATCGCTGGGTTTTCACCAAACCAGTCGAGCGGGGAGAGGGGGACGCTACCAGGCGTCTTGGCCGCGCGGTCGTCGTCGAGACCATGATCGTCCTTGCCGTTTTCGCCGTCGCCGCGACGTGGCGATTTACCCCGCCGCCCCGCGCGATGGCACTTGCGGCAGCGCAGCCGGCCTCTATCCATATCCACTCGGACAAGGCAATGGCCGAAGTTACCTTCACTCCCGGACGTGCCGGTCCGGTCGAGGTATCTGCCATCATTCTGGCACCTGACTTTTCGCCCTTCACTCCGAAGGAGGTCACGTTCGTGCTTTCCAATCCGAAGTCTGGCATCGAGCCGATGCGCAGGAGGGCCGCTTTGCAGGCCGACGGGAGCTGGCGAGCCTCGGATGTTGTCGTTCCACTCGCGGGACAATGGCGTTTGAGGGTCGACATTCTCATCAGTGACTTCGAACTCGTCCGGCTGCAGGACGACGTCGAAATCGCCCCTTAG
- a CDS encoding YcnI family protein: MLRTTLATVAALALGTSAAFAHVSLQLKDAPVGSTYRAIFQVPHGCEGKPTNLVRVQIPEGVIAVKPQPKAGWTLEKIKGTYAKSYDYYGTPTGEGVKEVVWSGGNLGDDEYDEFVLRVYLTKDLKAGETLHFPVVQECPDGVAERWIEIPAEGQSDDDLELPAPGVKLLEAASGH, translated from the coding sequence ATGCTGAGAACAACACTTGCAACCGTTGCCGCCCTCGCCCTCGGCACGAGCGCTGCCTTTGCCCATGTTTCGCTGCAACTGAAGGACGCGCCGGTCGGCTCGACATACCGCGCGATCTTCCAGGTGCCGCACGGTTGCGAAGGCAAGCCGACCAACTTGGTGCGGGTGCAGATCCCCGAAGGCGTGATCGCGGTGAAGCCGCAGCCGAAGGCTGGCTGGACGCTTGAGAAGATCAAGGGGACCTATGCGAAATCCTACGACTACTACGGCACGCCGACCGGCGAAGGCGTGAAGGAAGTCGTCTGGAGCGGCGGGAACCTCGGTGATGACGAATACGACGAGTTCGTGCTGAGGGTCTATCTGACGAAAGATTTGAAAGCAGGCGAAACGCTCCATTTCCCGGTGGTGCAGGAGTGCCCGGATGGCGTCGCAGAGCGCTGGATCGAAATCCCTGCCGAAGGCCAGTCGGATGACGATCTCGAACTTCCCGCACCTGGTGTGAAGCTGCTCGAGGCCGCAAGCGGTCACTAA
- the ric gene encoding iron-sulfur cluster repair di-iron protein, whose product MQTLSLETPVRTIASELPGAAELFRRSAVNFCCSGDIPLREAAERVGLSPADMLAELEALQRAADREAPQETEPLIDHLLSRYHDTHRRELAFLIPLAQKVERVHGDHPVAPSGLARALVALQDELEDHMTSEEQILFPLMRRGQSTRISQPIAQMRHEHADTARLLQDIEHAAHGMALPAGACGSWTALYTGLRKLTDDIVLHMHLENAVLFPRFENPVAIKD is encoded by the coding sequence ATGCAAACGCTTTCTCTCGAAACGCCTGTGAGGACCATTGCCAGCGAACTGCCGGGTGCGGCAGAGCTGTTTCGCCGCTCGGCCGTCAATTTCTGCTGTAGCGGCGACATACCGCTTCGTGAAGCTGCCGAAAGAGTCGGCCTGTCGCCGGCGGACATGCTCGCTGAACTGGAAGCGCTCCAGCGAGCGGCTGACCGGGAAGCTCCTCAGGAGACCGAACCTCTCATCGATCACCTCCTCTCGCGCTACCATGACACCCACCGCCGTGAACTGGCTTTTCTGATACCGCTCGCACAGAAGGTCGAACGCGTCCACGGCGATCACCCGGTGGCCCCCTCGGGGCTCGCACGAGCACTCGTCGCGCTGCAAGACGAATTGGAGGACCACATGACAAGCGAGGAACAAATCCTGTTTCCCCTGATGCGGCGGGGTCAAAGCACGCGCATCTCTCAGCCGATTGCGCAAATGCGCCATGAACACGCCGATACCGCTCGACTTCTCCAGGACATCGAGCACGCCGCCCATGGCATGGCGCTGCCCGCTGGCGCCTGCGGCTCGTGGACTGCGCTCTATACGGGGCTCAGAAAGCTCACCGATGATATCGTCCTGCACATGCATCTCGAGAACGCGGTCCTCTTCCCCCGTTTCGAAAATCCGGTCGCGATCAAGGACTGA
- a CDS encoding FAD:protein FMN transferase, producing MPVTRRRLIAITAALAVLPAVARASETGTTREWTGQALGARASIRLDHPDGEAITARVMAEIARLENILSLYRPESALCRLNRDGHLAAPPFELLECLSLAGAVHRASGGRFDPTVQPLWALWAEAAAGGTRPDAQAIKVARNKTGWDKVELDPDAITMQPGMALTLNGIGQGYVADRIAALLEAEGLSDILIDTGELRALGGRPEGGNWPVLLETGERLSLRQRALATSAPLGTTFDQAGRDGHILDPATGMPAVGIWRAVSISAPSAAIADALATASCLMSDPALILAMLGRFDGARLEASA from the coding sequence ATGCCTGTGACCCGTCGTCGCCTGATCGCGATTACCGCAGCCTTGGCTGTCCTGCCCGCCGTCGCCCGTGCCTCGGAGACTGGCACCACGCGCGAATGGACGGGCCAGGCACTCGGCGCCCGCGCCTCGATCCGGCTCGATCATCCCGACGGAGAGGCCATCACAGCTCGCGTCATGGCCGAGATCGCCCGGCTGGAAAATATCCTCAGCCTCTACCGGCCTGAGAGCGCGCTCTGCCGGCTGAACCGCGATGGGCATCTTGCTGCGCCGCCCTTTGAACTGCTGGAATGCCTGTCGCTGGCCGGTGCCGTGCACAGGGCGAGTGGTGGGCGGTTCGACCCCACTGTACAGCCGCTCTGGGCGCTTTGGGCCGAAGCCGCAGCCGGCGGCACAAGGCCCGATGCGCAGGCCATCAAGGTGGCGCGGAACAAGACCGGCTGGGACAAGGTGGAACTCGATCCAGACGCAATCACCATGCAGCCCGGCATGGCGCTGACCTTGAACGGGATCGGCCAGGGCTACGTCGCGGATCGGATTGCCGCGTTGCTGGAGGCGGAGGGCCTCAGCGACATCCTGATCGACACCGGCGAACTGCGCGCGCTCGGCGGTAGGCCGGAGGGCGGAAACTGGCCGGTGCTACTGGAAACCGGTGAGCGCCTGTCACTGCGCCAGCGCGCGCTCGCCACCTCTGCGCCGCTCGGCACAACCTTTGATCAGGCCGGACGGGACGGTCATATTCTCGATCCCGCAACGGGAATGCCCGCGGTGGGGATTTGGCGCGCCGTGTCGATCTCGGCGCCGTCAGCTGCTATCGCAGATGCACTCGCAACTGCCAGCTGCTTGATGTCCGATCCAGCTTTGATCCTGGCCATGCTTGGTCGTTTCGACGGCGCACGCCTGGAGGCCAGCGCATAG
- a CDS encoding nitrous oxide reductase accessory protein NosL, whose product MKNRVRPMLFVAALVLLSACKEEVVQSTAPLDMTPETLGHYCQMNLLEHPGPKAQVFLEGDPAPLFFSQVRDAIAYMRGPEQVAPILAVYVNDMGSAGATWDRPGNGNWIVADMAFYVLGSERVGGMGAPEAVPFSSRERAEAFVSAEGGRVLTLAEITDDMVLAPVEAGADQGADDADFDGRLRALPNKAGG is encoded by the coding sequence ATGAAAAACCGTGTTCGCCCAATGTTGTTCGTCGCAGCGCTCGTGCTGCTTTCGGCCTGCAAGGAGGAGGTGGTGCAAAGCACTGCGCCGCTGGACATGACGCCCGAGACGCTCGGCCATTACTGCCAGATGAACCTCCTGGAGCATCCCGGCCCCAAGGCGCAGGTTTTCCTTGAGGGCGATCCTGCGCCGTTGTTTTTCAGCCAGGTGCGCGACGCCATCGCCTACATGCGCGGGCCGGAGCAGGTCGCGCCGATTCTCGCCGTCTACGTCAACGACATGGGATCGGCAGGCGCGACATGGGATCGGCCCGGCAATGGCAACTGGATCGTCGCCGACATGGCATTCTACGTCCTCGGCTCCGAACGTGTGGGTGGTATGGGCGCGCCGGAAGCCGTGCCTTTTTCCAGCCGCGAGCGCGCTGAGGCTTTCGTTTCCGCCGAAGGCGGCCGCGTCCTGACGCTTGCGGAAATTACCGATGACATGGTTCTCGCGCCGGTCGAAGCCGGCGCTGACCAAGGCGCCGACGACGCGGACTTCGACGGTCGTCTGCGTGCCCTGCCCAACAAAGCCGGAGGTTGA
- a CDS encoding ABC transporter permease subunit, which translates to MNRIFATATSEFRIAFRNRWVSIATGMMVLFALVLAAAGAAPTGDVGVDRLSVTVASLTSLAVYLVPLLALLMSFDAVAGEVERGTLPLLLTYPVSRSQILLGKLLAHLAILALAVALGYGAAALVAVWSDPESIKGLGSLWRLIWSSGLLGATFLGAGYALSALARRPSGSAGLAIALWLVAVVLYDLALLALIVSDGGGAFTTQVLPMALLANPADAFRVFNLSAAAAVAAAGGIGGAAGAIPLWQSAASLLLWPLAAIALAVAAFRKVTP; encoded by the coding sequence ATGAACCGCATCTTCGCCACAGCGACCAGCGAATTCCGTATCGCGTTCCGCAATCGTTGGGTTTCCATCGCCACCGGAATGATGGTGCTGTTCGCGCTGGTACTCGCCGCCGCCGGTGCCGCCCCGACGGGAGATGTGGGCGTGGACCGGCTCTCGGTGACCGTCGCCTCGCTCACCTCGCTCGCGGTTTACCTCGTGCCGCTGCTGGCGCTTCTGATGAGCTTTGATGCGGTGGCGGGCGAGGTGGAGCGTGGCACGCTGCCGCTGCTCCTCACCTATCCCGTCTCGCGCTCGCAGATTTTGCTCGGCAAGCTTCTGGCACATCTCGCAATCCTCGCGCTTGCGGTCGCGCTCGGTTATGGAGCCGCGGCGTTGGTGGCCGTGTGGTCCGATCCAGAGTCGATCAAGGGGCTCGGCTCGTTGTGGCGGTTGATCTGGTCCTCGGGTCTGCTCGGTGCGACCTTTCTCGGCGCGGGCTATGCGCTTTCCGCACTGGCGCGCCGTCCCTCCGGGTCAGCAGGGCTTGCCATAGCGCTCTGGCTGGTTGCGGTCGTGCTCTACGACCTGGCGCTCCTCGCGCTGATCGTCTCGGACGGGGGCGGGGCCTTTACGACGCAGGTGCTGCCGATGGCCCTGCTCGCAAATCCCGCTGACGCTTTTCGCGTCTTCAATCTTTCGGCGGCGGCGGCCGTTGCGGCAGCTGGCGGCATTGGCGGAGCGGCGGGCGCGATCCCGCTCTGGCAATCGGCCGCCTCGCTCCTCCTCTGGCCGCTTGCCGCCATCGCGCTTGCCGTTGCGGCTTTCCGGAAGGTGACGCCATGA
- a CDS encoding ABC transporter ATP-binding protein produces MTPTLTISQLTKRFGDVEALKTVSLTLEAGKRAALLGHNGAGKSTLMKIVLGLIPFDSGEITVCGAVPGSPAARAQVSYLPENVAFHPALSGEEQLRHYLALRGENPRQAMELLARVGLAHAARRRIGTYSKGMRQRVGLAQTLIGRPRLLVLDEPTSGLDPVSRRDFYDLLDGLAAEGAAILLSSHVLTEVEARTDCILILSGGELVAEGTLADLRARAALPVSLLVRPTSSHAPSLAAAFPEAVAGGDGLLRLSCAQAEKLPLLARIAALGGEVADLDVIPPSLEDIYSHFSRRAGQ; encoded by the coding sequence ATGACACCGACACTGACAATCTCTCAACTCACTAAGCGCTTCGGTGATGTGGAGGCGTTGAAGACGGTTTCGTTGACGCTGGAGGCTGGAAAACGCGCGGCGCTGCTCGGCCACAATGGCGCCGGCAAGTCGACGCTGATGAAGATCGTCCTCGGCCTCATTCCCTTCGACAGTGGAGAAATCACGGTCTGCGGCGCGGTGCCGGGTTCGCCGGCGGCGCGGGCTCAGGTGTCCTATCTGCCGGAAAACGTCGCATTCCACCCGGCCCTGAGCGGGGAGGAACAGCTTCGCCACTATCTGGCGCTGCGCGGAGAAAACCCGCGTCAGGCCATGGAGCTTCTTGCGCGCGTTGGTCTTGCCCACGCCGCACGGCGGCGGATCGGCACCTATTCCAAGGGAATGCGCCAGCGCGTCGGTCTAGCCCAGACGCTGATCGGCCGTCCGCGTCTCCTCGTGCTGGATGAGCCGACCTCGGGTCTAGATCCGGTGTCACGGCGCGATTTCTACGACCTTCTCGATGGACTTGCCGCCGAAGGAGCTGCGATCCTGCTCTCTTCCCATGTGTTGACCGAGGTGGAGGCCCGCACCGACTGCATCCTTATTCTTTCGGGCGGCGAACTGGTGGCGGAAGGCACGCTCGCCGACCTGCGCGCCCGCGCCGCGCTGCCTGTCTCCCTTCTCGTTCGCCCCACATCCAGCCATGCGCCATCCCTGGCGGCCGCCTTTCCCGAAGCCGTTGCCGGCGGAGACGGGCTGCTTCGCCTTTCCTGCGCGCAGGCGGAAAAGCTGCCGCTTCTCGCCCGTATTGCAGCGCTCGGCGGAGAGGTCGCCGATCTCGATGTGATCCCGCCGAGCCTCGAGGATATCTACAGCCATTTCAGCCGGAGGGCCGGGCAATGA